Proteins co-encoded in one Cucurbita pepo subsp. pepo cultivar mu-cu-16 chromosome LG15, ASM280686v2, whole genome shotgun sequence genomic window:
- the LOC111811364 gene encoding metacaspase-1-like encodes MDTKSERCCSKIKNHSSSSGAGTLQTRRNTSRDDDPRAETALGLPPRPMKSLSSAASDGRPRKRALLCGVSYKNWKHRLLGTLNDVRNMQDLLINHFGYSKHNIRILTEYETNPERVPTKKNIQSGLKWLVEGCRGGESLVFYFSGHGLRQPDFAMDEIDGYDETICPVDFMEEGMISDNEINATIVSPLKAGVNLHSIVDACHSATMLDLAYVYDRNRDEWVDNRPPSGAWKATSGGLAICLSACGDDQFAADTSILSRKTMNGALTFILIDLVKRFGEITYGRLLDCMQEAVQRANKKGCLPCVFFRKLFEYKQIQEPRLSSSEIFDVHKKIFTL; translated from the exons ATGGATACCAAAAGTGAACGTTGCTGTTCCAAGATCAAGAAccactcctcctcctccggtGCCGGGACGTTGCAAACAAGACGAAACACAAGTCGAGATGATGACCCGAGAGCTGAAACAGCTCTCGGGCTGCCACCGCGGCCGATGAAAAGCCTCTCCTCCGCTGCCTCGGACGGGCGGCCGAGAAAGCGAGCTCTCCTCTGTGGGGTGAGTTACAAGAACTGGAAACATAGGCTACTTGGGACATTGAATGATGTTCGGAATATGCAAGATTTGTTGATCAATCATTTTGGATATTCCAAACATAACATTCGTATTCTCACAG AGTACGAAACAAACCCAGAACGAGTACCAACAAAGAAGAACATCCAAAGCGGACTAAAATGGCTAGTTGAAGGTTGCAGGGGAGGCGAAAGCCTGGTGTTCTACTTCTCCGGCCATGGATTACGGCAGCCGGATTTCGCGATGGACGAGATCGACGGCTACGATGAGACGATATGCCCAGTGGACTTCATGGAGGAAGGGATGATAAGCGACAACGAGATCAACGCCACCATTGTTTCACCTCTGAAGGCTGGCGTGAACCTCCACAGCATCGTCGACGCCTGCCACAGCGCCACAATGCTCGATCTCGCCTATGTTTATGACCGCAACAG GGATGAGTGGGTGGACAACAGGCCGCCGTCGGGAGCGTGGAAGGCGACGAGTGGTGGATTGGCGATTTGTTTGAGTGCTTGTGGAGATGATCAATTTGCTGCTGATACTTCT ATATTATCAAGAAAGACGATGAACGGAGCATTGACATTCATTCTTATCGATTTGGTTAAGAGATTTGGAGAAATAACGTATGGACGCCTGCTTGATTGCATGCAAGAAGCCGTTCAAAGGGCCAACAAAAAAGGATGCCTCCCATGTGtttttttcagaaaattgTTCGAATACAAACAAATTCAG GAACCTCGACTCTCATCATCAGAGATCTTTGACGTGCAcaagaaaatatttacattataA
- the LOC111776244 gene encoding outer envelope protein 64, mitochondrial — MSKPLKFMQSNASNPKLWILIGVSVAGIVIYAETRRRRNGKVLQREDFGAFVHRFELKPFPQPPPPAARLPLTGLTFAVKDVFDVKDYVTGFGNPDWKRTHDVAEKTNGVVTLLLMNGAACVGKTVMDELGFGITGENKQYGTPTNPKFLSFVSGGSSSGSAVAVAGELVDFALGTDTVGCIRIPASFCGIFAFRPSHGVIPMNRVLSNSPSLDTVGWFARDPSILHRVGHVLLKLNSVEPRRMRRLVFADDLFQLSKVPLQKTVHVVKKAIENLSGYQSPKHMNFGQYLVSKIPSLKEFLQQPPNSQKGISIFKALSSVMILLQRCEFKINHEEWIKSVKPKLGSNVSEDVLAAIKTSYDDMKTLYKVRTETRLALQSLLKDDGILVIPTTADSPPKLSTKKGISSEFRDRIFALSSISSVSGCCEVVVPLGRQDDCPISISLLTFHGADKFLLDTVLDIFSALQEQVSIASNSLSPFADTNGDMDASELLKEKGNAAFKGRQWNKAVNYYTEAIKLNGTNATYYCNRAAAYLELGCFQQAEDDCSKAILLDKKNVKAYLRRGTARESLLLYKEAIKDFKHALVLEPQNKVANLAEKRLRKLIS, encoded by the exons ATGTCAAAACCCCTAAAGTTCATGCAATCCAATGCTTCTAACCCCAAACTCTGGATCCTGATCGGGGTTAGCGTCGCCGGAATCGTAATTTATGCAGAGACCcgaaggagaagaaatggcAAAGTGTTGCAGAGAGAGGACTTTGGTGCCTTCGTCCATCGTTTTGAGCTTAAACCTTTCCCTCAGCCGCCGCCGCCCGCCGCCAGACTTCCCCTTACCGGTCTCACTTTCGCCGTCAAGGATGT ATTCGACGTGAAGGACTATGTGACGGGGTTTGGCAATCCGGACTGGAAGAGGACTCATGATGTTGCTGAGAAGACCAATGGGGTGGTAACTCTTCTGCTCATGAATGGGGCTGCTTGTGTTGGGAAGACTGTGATGGATGAACTGGGTTTTGG GATTACTGGGGAGAACAAGCAATATGGAACTCCTACCAATCCAAAGTTTCTATCATTTGTATCTGGAGGTTCTTCTAGTGGGTCTGCCGTGGCTGTTGCAGGAGAGCTTGTTGACTTTGCTCTTG gCACGGATACGGTTGGTTGCATCAGAATTCCAGCTTCATTTTGTGGTATATTTGCATTTCGACCCTCTCATGGAGTCATACCAATGAATAGAGTTTTGTCGAATTCGCCGAGCTTGGATACTGTTG GATGGTTTGCTCGTGATCCATCCATTCTACATCGTGTTGGGCATGTTCTACTCAAACTGAATTCAGTAGAACCTCGAAGGATGCGACGCCTTGTTTTTGCTGATGATCTATTTCAGCTTTCCAAGGTTCCTTTGCAAAAGACTGTTCATGTCGTTAAAAAGGCTATAGAAAATCTATCTGGTT ATCAGTCTCCAAAACACATGAACTTTGGTCAGTACTTGGTGTCTAAAATCCCGAGCCTGAAAGAGTTCCTCCAACAACCACCGAACTCGCAAAAAggaatttctattttcaaagCTTTGTCATCTGTTATGATTTTATTACAGAG ATgcgaatttaaaataaatcacgAAGAATGGATTAAGTCGGTCAAACCCAAGTTAGGATCTAACGTATCTGAAGATGTTCTTGCAGCAATTAAAACATCTTATGATGATATGAAAACGCTTTATAAAGTCAGAACGGAGACGAGACTTGCACTTCAAAGTTTATTAAAG GATGATGGCATATTAGTAATTCCCACAACTGCAGACTCCCCACCAAAGCTAAGTACAAAGAAGGGAATTTCTTCGGAGTTTCGTGATAGGATATTTGCATTATCAAGCATTTCAAGCGTGTCTGGTTGCTGTGAA GTTGTTGTTCCTTTGGGAAGGCAGGATGATTGTCCCATATCCATTTCACTTTTAACATTCCATGGTGCTGATAAGTTTCTTCTAGACACAGTCTTGGATATTTTCTCAGCTCTTCAAGAGCAAGTCAGCATAGCGTCTAACAGTCTATCGCCATTTGCTGATACCAACGGCGACATGGATGCCTCTGAACTATTGAAAGAAAAG GGCAATGCAGCTTTTAAAGGAAGACAGTGGAATAAAGCTGTTAATTACTATACAGAAGCGATTAAATTAAACGGGACGAACGCAACTTATTATTGCAACCGAGCTGCCGCTTACTTAGAGTTAGGCTG CTTTCAACAAGCTGAAGATGACTGCAGCAAAGCCATATTACTTGATAAGAAG AATGTGAAGGCATATCTCAGACGAGGAACTGCCAGAGAGTCTCTTCTTCTCTATAAAGAAGCCATCAAAG ATTTCAAGCATGCTCTCGTCCTCGAACCGCAGAATAAAGTTGCGAATCTTGCTGAAAAGAGATTAAGAAAACTGATCAGTTGA